cgtctgtctccaaggaaggaagaagacttcgaaatccacaagagaagaatcgaagcttccgtcagcttctcaAACCAACCATCAGCACCAAGCGTCTTTGATTCAACCTCTCGACGGCAGAGCCTGCCGCCAAGGACTGagggaaagaagaggaaagaagcaagaaggtctgcaaaggacggcacaaggagacgaggaccaaaaggaggactggacacaggaagaaacTGACACAGAAAGAACTGACTGGAAGAAAGGCTGGACGCAGGAAGAATACTGGACAAATAAAGAAGACTGGATGGCAGGAATAAGACGGACAAAGAAAGGAAGAACTGgaacgcagaaagaagactggacgcaagGAAGAATActtggacgcaggaagaagaactGGACACAGGAAAGAAAACTGGACCAGGAAAGAATACTATACCACAAAGAAAGAAACTGGACCAGAAAGAAAGACTGGACCAGAAAGAAAAAAGACTGGActcaggaagaagactggacacggAAGAATACTGGACCCGGAAGGAAGACTGGACgccagaaagaagactggacacaaaaGAAAGACTGGACCTGGACGCAGGGAAAGACTGGACgctggaagaagactggacgcaggaatgAAGACTGAcaaagaaagaagactggacgcaggaagaagactggaacagaaaaaaggaaagacggacgcagaaagaagactggacgcagaaagaagactggagcAGGGAAAAGAAGAATGGACGCCAGGAAGAAGAGGAcacaaggaaaacaaaggaaaactggACCgcagaagaagactggacacagaaaggaaGAAACTGgagcaagagaggaactggacgcagaaagaaggactggacgcaggaagaaggaCGGACACAGGAAagaaagactggacacaggaagaagactggacgcagaaagaagatgGACCCAGAAAGAAGAATGGACACGAAAATGCAGAAGAAGACGGACGCTGGAAGAGACTGGACgcggaagaagactggacgcagaagaAGACTGGTGgaacgcagaaagaagactggacggcACAGCAAGAAGAACTGGACTCAGGAAGAAGACTGAcagcagaaagaagactggacgcagaggAAGAACTGACGCAGGAATGGAAGActctggacacagaaagaagactggacgcaggaagacgACGTGgtacgcagaaagaagactggacgcacaGAAAGAAAGACTGGATGACGCAGAAAGAAGACGGGACCAGAAAAGAATGACTGACATAGAGAAGACTGGACACAGCAGAAGAAACTGGACGCAGAAAAGAAGACTGGGACACAGAAGAAAAGAACTGACAGCAGGGAAGAAGGACTGGACACCAAGAAGAagaactggacacagaaagaagactggaaggcagaagaagactggacactgGACGCCGGAAAGAAGACTGGACCGCTGGAGGACTTGAGACTCAGTAGCATACAGGAAAGAAGAACCTGGAACAGGAAGAAGAACTGGGCGCAGGAAAAGAAAACTGGAAACTACGAAAGGAAGAAACTGGACCACTggcgcagaaagaagactggatacAGGAAAGAAGGACTGGACGTCCAGGAAAGAAGACTGGAACGCAGGAAAGAagaactggacacagaaagaatgGACTAGGACGCAGAAAGAAAGGAACTGGACGCAGAAGAAGATCTGGGACGCAGAAAGAAGGACTGGACGGCAGGAAAGAAGATACGGACAGCGAAGAACTGGAAGCAAGGGAAGGAAGACGGtacgtaggaagaaggactggACGCCAGAAAGAAGAATGGACGCAGGGAAGAAGGACTGGACAACAGAAAGTAAAAAGAATGGACGCAGAAAGAAGGACTGgtcgcagaaagaagactggacacagaaagaaagactggaatgcagtgaaagaaactatgggacacagaaagaagactttGGGAAGacaggaaagaagactggacacgaaAGAAGGAATGGAACTCCAGggggaaagaagactggacacaggaaagaAGACTGGGTACCGCAGAAAGAAGCTGAGACACAGGAAGAAGATGGGACACAGGGAGAAGGTGGGACACAGAAGAAGACTGGACcaactggacgcaggaagaagactaggACGGCTGGAAAGAAGACTGGTGAACggcaggaagaagactgggacgCAGAAAGAAGGGACTGGCTGCAGAAAGAATAACTGGGAAACACAGAAAAGATGGAACTGGACGGccaggaaagaagactggacgccaGGAAGAAgggactggacgcagaaagaataCGGACGCAGGAAAGAAGACTGGGACGCAGGAACGAAAGACTGGGGAGTCGagaaaagaagactggacgcaggaagaaggaCTGGGGAGCAGAAAGAAGGACGTACGCaaagaagaagactggacgcaggaaagAAGCTGGACgcaggaaagaagactggacgcagaaagaagactggatgcaggaaagaagactggaccACCAGAAAGAAGGACTGGACGCAGGAAAGAAGacctggacacagaaagaagactggctGCAGGAAGAAGGACTGGACACAGAAAAGAACGACTTGGAACGCAGGAAgaaagactggacgcaggaaagAAGACTGGGACACAGAAAGAAAACTGGACGCCAGAAAGAAGATGGACGCAGAAAGAACGACTGGAAGAAGAAGACTAGGACGCCAGGGAAGAATGTAACTGGGaccacagaaagaagactggtcataggaagaagactggacgcagaaagaagactggacacagaaagaagactggacacagaaagaagactggacgtaggaagaagactggacgcagaaagaacactggacacagaaagaacactggacacagaaagaagactggacgcagaaagaagactggacacagaaagtagactggacacagaaagaagactggacgcaggaagaagactggacacagaaagaagactggacacagaaagaagactggacgcaggaagaagactggacgcataaagaagactggacgcagaaagaagactggacgcagaaagaagactggacacagaaagaagactggacgcaagGAGGAGACCAAAAAGCGGAAAATAGATGAGATGGAGAGAAACAAGAAAAACCACAGTGAAGTCAAACGGAAGGAGAGCAAgaacattgattaaaaaaaatcagataaaaaaaacagatagagagagagagagagagagagagagagagagaggagagagagagccatcagaATAAGTGCATAACGGACGTTCCTAAGAGTAGGCCCTGAGAGCCTAAATGTTCCGAAGGGGAAGTGGACTTTCAAGTTGGGCCCTTGAGCGACTCACGAGGTGGTTAAGGAGTcgtaggggagggagggaggagaggaagaggaagatgttATTGAACAGCAACAACAGAAGGGAGCAGATGGGGGTCACCGTGgagtttataaatgaaataaatcaaattcaTCTGTTTACTAAAAAATGCAACATTTAAATTAGGCTATGATGCTATTCAGCTCTCAAGGCATTGATAAGATAAGAGTtagaggagttggacagcaaggcaGAGGGTTTCAGAAAACGAATGAGGGATTCAGAAAACAAA
The nucleotide sequence above comes from Macrobrachium nipponense isolate FS-2020 chromosome 37, ASM1510439v2, whole genome shotgun sequence. Encoded proteins:
- the LOC135209408 gene encoding LOW QUALITY PROTEIN: trichohyalin-like (The sequence of the model RefSeq protein was modified relative to this genomic sequence to represent the inferred CDS: deleted 2 bases in 1 codon), with the protein product MKTDKERRLDAGRRLEQKKGKTDAERRLDAERRLEQGKEEWTPGRRGHKENKGKLDRRRRLDTERKKLEQERNWTQKEGLDAGRRTDRKERLDTGRRLDAERRWTQKEEWTRKCRRRRTLEETGRGRRLDAEEDWWNAERRLDGTARRTGLRKKTDSRKKTGRRGRTDAGMEDSGHRKKTGRRKTTWYAERRLDAQKERLDDAERRRDQKRMTDIEKTGHSRRNWTQKRRLGHRRKELTAGKKDWTPRRRTGHRKKTGRQKKTGHWTPERRLDQRRLDTGKKDWTSRKEDWNAGKKNWTQKEWTRTQKERNWTQKKIWDAERRTGRQERRYGQRRTGSKGRKTVRRKKDWTPERRMDAGKKDWTTESKKNGRRKKDWSQKEDWTQKERLECSERNYGTQKEDFGKTGKKTGHERRNGTPGGKKTGHRKEDWVPQKEAETQEEDGTQGEEKMELDGQERRLDARKKGLDAERIRTQERRLGRRNERLGSREKKTGRRKKDWGAERRTYAKKKTGRRKEAGRRKEDWTQKEDWMQERRLDHQKEGLDAGKKTWTQKEDWLQEEGLDTEKNDLERRKKDWTQERRLGHRKKTGRQKEDGRRKNDWKKKTRTPGKNVTGTTERRLVIGRRLDAERRLDTERCIIPKSMGDFDRGVYERNSRCRGALRSGFLLSVRNSPAAWRGALHGGYCIPREGIARWVRVYTLNTSGGSSDTVQGEMGTTAGTTGMPRGSVLSLD